A section of the Leptotrichia sp. HSP-342 genome encodes:
- the ylxM gene encoding YlxM family DNA-binding protein, with amino-acid sequence MDKLEDFLKYSVLFSYYSELFPKKKRQYLELYLEENSSLSEIAEQYGVTRQAVFDNIKKGVQKLDEYESKLGIFEKEKELKGKLEYLRKNFTMENLEKIIQDFDYTE; translated from the coding sequence ATGGATAAATTGGAAGATTTTTTAAAATATTCTGTGCTTTTTTCTTATTATAGTGAACTTTTTCCTAAAAAGAAGAGGCAATATCTGGAACTTTATCTAGAGGAAAATAGTTCTCTTTCAGAAATTGCTGAACAGTACGGAGTTACAAGGCAGGCTGTTTTTGATAACATAAAAAAAGGTGTTCAGAAACTAGATGAGTATGAGAGTAAACTTGGAATATTTGAAAAAGAAAAAGAACTGAAGGGGAAACTTGAGTATTTAAGAAAAAATTTTACTATGGAGAATTTGGAAAAAATAATACAGGATTTTGATTATACAGAATAG
- a CDS encoding TraX family protein, translated as MSTAYGNNRFSKIRIFSGAQLKYIAFLSMLIDHVNKALMYPLLTENGFLRYVSDVFDILGRVAFPIFMFFLVEGFFKTGNRFKYLLNLIIFGIISEIPFDLFQSAVFFQPNSNNVMFTLALALAMIWVIDELKVPKSYIIPPVLWFPVSIIIVITVCLLSMIWGLDYEYHGILIAYFFYIFRNNPILSIIGGYLSIFKTPWALLGFGLTLTYNGKRGKQNKILNYLFYPVHLLILGLLRLCFKIGI; from the coding sequence ATGAGCACAGCTTATGGGAATAATAGATTTAGCAAGATAAGAATCTTTTCAGGAGCACAATTAAAATATATCGCTTTTTTATCAATGTTGATTGATCATGTGAATAAGGCTTTGATGTATCCTTTGCTAACAGAAAATGGATTTTTGAGATATGTGAGCGATGTATTTGATATTTTGGGAAGAGTTGCATTTCCGATTTTTATGTTTTTTCTTGTGGAAGGCTTTTTTAAAACAGGAAATAGATTCAAATATCTTTTAAATTTGATTATTTTTGGAATTATTTCTGAAATCCCATTTGACTTGTTCCAGTCGGCAGTATTTTTTCAGCCAAATTCAAATAACGTAATGTTTACATTGGCTTTAGCATTAGCTATGATTTGGGTTATTGATGAATTGAAAGTGCCAAAATCATATATAATTCCCCCAGTATTATGGTTTCCTGTTTCAATAATAATCGTTATAACTGTTTGCCTGTTGTCGATGATTTGGGGATTGGACTATGAATATCACGGAATTTTGATTGCATATTTTTTCTATATATTTCGTAATAATCCAATATTATCAATTATAGGAGGATATCTTTCGATTTTTAAGACTCCGTGGGCTTTGCTAGGATTTGGCTTGACACTTACTTATAATGGGAAAAGAGGAAAACAGAATAAAATTTTGAATTATTTGTTTTATCCTGTACATTTATTAATTTTGGGGCTATTGAGACTATGTTTTAAAATAGGAATTTAG
- a CDS encoding tetratricopeptide repeat protein — MTNKEKEIKEARIKELLVKREEYVNNGEIEKEIVALRELKVLFRRVYGDESNENIKVLTELGNALKYVGKFEESLRLLSKVENIVLKKYGENSLAFVTCSANLAEVYRIMKKYDKVEEKYSKAIKIYKKNNFKNGYVFSGICNNLGLFCEENGHYEDSIKWQQRSLEILENFQNNDVQKAIILSNMVKSYIKLDEKKLAKNMMEKSLEILSNEVGENSNLYLNIINNLANVYFESNSYKIALILLEKCEHICKIILGTENENYKNILEKISIVKKKIEKHKMEQYVWKDQIVKKIKN; from the coding sequence ATGACTAATAAAGAAAAAGAAATTAAAGAGGCTAGGATAAAAGAATTGCTTGTGAAAAGGGAAGAGTACGTAAATAATGGAGAAATTGAGAAGGAAATTGTGGCTTTGAGAGAATTGAAGGTATTGTTTAGAAGAGTGTATGGAGATGAAAGTAATGAGAATATAAAGGTTTTGACGGAACTGGGAAATGCTTTGAAATATGTTGGAAAATTTGAGGAATCATTAAGGCTATTATCTAAAGTAGAAAATATAGTTTTAAAAAAATATGGGGAAAATAGTCTTGCGTTTGTTACTTGTAGTGCAAATTTGGCAGAAGTCTACAGAATTATGAAAAAATATGACAAGGTAGAAGAAAAATATTCTAAGGCGATAAAAATCTACAAAAAAAATAATTTTAAGAATGGATATGTTTTTTCAGGTATTTGTAATAATTTGGGATTATTTTGTGAAGAAAATGGACATTATGAGGATTCAATAAAATGGCAACAAAGAAGTTTGGAAATATTGGAAAATTTTCAGAATAACGATGTACAGAAAGCAATAATACTAAGTAATATGGTAAAATCGTATATCAAACTTGATGAAAAAAAATTGGCAAAAAACATGATGGAAAAATCATTGGAAATATTAAGCAACGAAGTTGGGGAAAATTCGAATCTTTATTTGAATATAATTAATAATTTAGCAAATGTCTACTTTGAAAGCAACAGTTATAAAATAGCGTTAATATTACTGGAAAAATGTGAACATATATGTAAAATTATCTTGGGAACTGAAAATGAAAATTATAAAAATATTTTAGAAAAAATTTCAATTGTAAAGAAAAAAATTGAAAAACATAAGATGGAACAATATGTTTGGAAGGATCAAATTGTAAAAAAAATAAAAAATTAA
- the rfbD gene encoding dTDP-4-dehydrorhamnose reductase: MKILLTGSNGQLGYDFQKLFDNLNIKYIATDYQELDITSEENLEKFFEKNNDFTHIINCAAYNDVDKAETDDKVFLLNEQAPKKLEKFSKRIGAIFVTYSTDFVFDGKKGGNYTENDTPSPISNYGLSKANGEKLTLDTYEKSFVIRTSWVFGKANNNFNTQVINWSKTRDKLSIVDDQISAPTYSKDLAEFSWKLIQTEQFGLYHITNNGIASKYEQAKYVLEKIGWKGTIETAKTEDFNLPAKRPHFSKLSSEKVEKLLGEKIPDWKSGIDRYLEEMKIIKK, from the coding sequence ATGAAAATACTATTAACTGGCTCTAACGGCCAATTAGGATATGACTTTCAAAAACTATTTGACAATCTAAATATAAAATATATAGCAACTGATTATCAGGAACTAGATATAACAAGTGAAGAAAATTTAGAAAAGTTTTTTGAAAAAAATAATGATTTTACACACATAATAAATTGTGCTGCGTATAATGATGTAGATAAAGCAGAAACTGATGATAAAGTTTTTTTACTAAATGAACAAGCACCAAAAAAATTAGAAAAATTTTCTAAAAGAATAGGTGCAATTTTTGTAACTTATTCAACTGATTTTGTCTTTGATGGAAAAAAAGGGGGAAATTATACAGAAAATGATACTCCTTCTCCTATATCTAATTATGGACTTTCAAAAGCAAATGGTGAAAAATTAACTTTAGATACTTATGAAAAATCTTTTGTAATACGAACATCATGGGTATTTGGAAAAGCTAACAATAATTTTAATACACAGGTCATCAACTGGAGCAAAACTCGTGATAAATTAAGTATTGTTGATGATCAGATTTCCGCACCTACTTATTCAAAAGATTTGGCAGAATTTTCATGGAAATTGATACAAACTGAACAGTTTGGATTGTATCATATTACAAATAATGGAATTGCCAGCAAATATGAACAGGCAAAATATGTGCTTGAAAAAATAGGTTGGAAAGGGACTATTGAAACTGCGAAAACAGAAGATTTCAATCTTCCTGCCAAAAGACCACATTTTTCAAAATTATCTTCTGAGAAGGTGGAAAAACTTCTTGGAGAAAAAATTCCAGACTGGAAAAGTGGAATTGACAGGTATTTAGAGGAAATGAAAATAATCAAAAAATAA
- a CDS encoding VOC family protein: MKINHVAIYVKDLKKTKEFYEKYFEAKANEKYHNKNTGLQTYFLTFPDSEVRLEIMSRPELLERNDKIMNEGFIHIAFSVGNKENVDKLTKRLVNDGFRCLSGPRTTGDGYYESVVEDCEGNLIEITE; the protein is encoded by the coding sequence ATGAAAATAAATCACGTAGCAATTTATGTAAAAGATTTGAAAAAAACAAAGGAATTTTATGAGAAATATTTTGAAGCAAAGGCAAATGAGAAATATCATAATAAAAATACTGGATTACAGACTTATTTCCTAACTTTTCCCGATAGTGAAGTAAGGCTTGAAATAATGTCACGTCCTGAACTTTTGGAAAGAAATGATAAAATAATGAATGAAGGCTTTATCCATATTGCTTTTAGTGTTGGAAATAAAGAGAATGTCGATAAATTGACAAAAAGACTTGTAAATGATGGATTTAGATGCTTAAGTGGGCCTAGGACGACTGGAGACGGATATTATGAGAGCGTTGTTGAGGATTGTGAAGGTAATTTGATTGAAATAACGGAATGA
- a CDS encoding MurR/RpiR family transcriptional regulator: MIISKLEKKENFTNNENEIADYILKHLDEVHLLSAESLAKKAFVSKATIVRFCRKLGVKGYRDFQRSLDKEVEEMLKIKGLLSEEPVNSETKYDEIISIIPSLYERVIGATKLNLDTPVVEKIIEKLKNVKKIEIYGTGISYILAKLASFKFMTLGIESAAYDGLNEHYVISTEKGEKDMALIISLSGNNPYMIRIAEYLKKRNVFVVGIGNGSSEEIKKACSEYIEIHAPNYILSFEMVSLFTGINYVLDIFFTSLLVSNYYKNINTSLEVSKNYETNEPKVSKK, translated from the coding sequence ATGATTATTAGTAAACTGGAAAAAAAGGAGAATTTTACAAATAATGAAAATGAAATAGCAGATTACATTTTAAAACACTTGGATGAGGTACATTTGCTGTCAGCGGAGAGTTTAGCTAAAAAGGCGTTTGTGAGTAAGGCTACTATTGTGAGATTTTGTAGAAAACTAGGGGTTAAAGGGTATAGGGATTTTCAGAGAAGTTTGGATAAAGAAGTCGAGGAAATGTTGAAAATAAAGGGACTACTTAGTGAAGAACCTGTAAACAGTGAAACAAAATATGATGAAATTATCTCAATTATTCCATCGCTTTATGAAAGAGTTATTGGGGCTACAAAACTTAATTTGGATACACCTGTTGTGGAAAAAATTATTGAAAAACTTAAAAATGTTAAGAAAATTGAGATTTATGGAACTGGAATTTCATATATATTAGCAAAATTGGCTTCATTTAAATTTATGACGCTTGGAATAGAGAGTGCGGCTTATGATGGTCTTAATGAGCATTATGTAATTTCTACGGAAAAAGGGGAAAAAGACATGGCTCTTATTATCTCGCTTTCAGGGAATAATCCCTATATGATTAGAATTGCGGAATATTTGAAAAAAAGGAATGTATTTGTCGTAGGAATTGGGAATGGATCATCTGAAGAAATAAAAAAAGCATGTTCGGAATATATTGAAATACATGCTCCAAATTATATTTTGAGTTTTGAGATGGTGTCTCTATTTACTGGGATTAATTATGTGCTGGACATATTTTTCACTTCGCTTTTAGTGTCGAATTACTACAAAAATATAAATACTTCACTGGAAGTCAGTAAAAATTATGAGACAAATGAACCGAAAGTATCAAAAAAATAA
- a CDS encoding 6-phospho-beta-glucosidase produces MGFRKDFLWGGATAANQLEGAYDVDGRGLANVDLSPVGEDRLAVITGERKMLEFDDEHFYPAKGAIDFYHRYKEDIALFAEMGFKTYRMSIAWTRIFPNGDEETPNEKGLEFYENVFKECRKYGIEPLVTITHFDFPIHLIKEYGGWRNRKVIDFYKRLCTVIFTRYKGLVKYWITFNEINILLHAPFMGAGIVFEEGENKNQVLYTAAHNELVASAWATKIGHEIDPENKIGCMLAAGKFYPLTSKPEDVWTALEKDRENYFFIDVQARGYYPAYAKKFFERENINIGITDEDEQILRENPVDFVSFSYYTTRCISAEADRLGEGNLLKTMRNPYIEVTDWGWGLDPLGFRTTINEIYDRYQKPLFVVENGLGAVDVPDADGYVEDDYRIGYLRDHIKAMKEAVELDGVELLGYTTWGPIDLVSAGTGEMKKRYGFIYVDRDNDGNGTLKRSKKKSFDWYKKVIASNGEDLD; encoded by the coding sequence ATGGGATTTAGAAAAGACTTTTTATGGGGCGGAGCTACTGCCGCAAATCAGCTTGAAGGAGCTTATGATGTGGATGGAAGAGGGCTTGCCAATGTAGATTTGTCGCCAGTTGGGGAAGACAGGCTTGCTGTGATTACTGGTGAGCGAAAAATGCTGGAATTTGACGATGAGCATTTTTATCCTGCTAAAGGGGCGATTGATTTTTATCATAGATACAAGGAAGATATTGCATTATTTGCAGAAATGGGATTTAAGACTTATAGAATGTCGATAGCATGGACTCGTATTTTCCCAAATGGAGATGAAGAAACTCCAAATGAAAAAGGGCTTGAATTTTATGAAAATGTATTTAAGGAATGTAGAAAATACGGTATTGAGCCATTAGTTACAATAACGCACTTTGATTTTCCTATTCACTTAATCAAAGAATATGGCGGATGGAGAAACAGAAAAGTTATTGATTTTTACAAAAGATTGTGTACTGTAATTTTCACTAGATATAAAGGGCTTGTAAAATATTGGATTACATTTAACGAAATTAATATTTTATTACACGCACCGTTTATGGGAGCAGGAATCGTTTTTGAAGAAGGGGAAAATAAAAATCAGGTTTTGTATACTGCGGCACACAATGAATTGGTAGCAAGTGCTTGGGCTACAAAGATTGGACATGAAATTGACCCTGAAAATAAAATTGGATGTATGCTTGCAGCTGGAAAATTTTATCCATTGACTTCAAAACCTGAAGATGTATGGACTGCACTTGAAAAAGACAGAGAAAATTATTTTTTCATAGATGTGCAGGCTCGTGGATATTATCCTGCCTATGCTAAGAAATTTTTTGAAAGAGAAAATATAAACATTGGAATTACAGATGAAGATGAGCAAATTTTGAGAGAAAATCCAGTTGATTTTGTTAGTTTTTCTTATTATACAACTCGTTGTATCTCTGCTGAAGCTGACAGGCTTGGAGAAGGAAACTTACTAAAAACAATGAGAAATCCATATATTGAAGTGACAGACTGGGGATGGGGATTAGATCCGTTAGGATTTAGAACGACAATAAACGAAATTTATGACAGATACCAAAAACCGTTATTTGTTGTGGAAAATGGGCTTGGAGCTGTGGATGTTCCAGATGCAGATGGATATGTGGAAGATGATTATAGAATTGGCTATTTAAGAGATCATATAAAGGCAATGAAGGAAGCGGTTGAACTGGATGGAGTAGAACTTCTAGGATATACAACTTGGGGACCTATCGACTTAGTAAGCGCGGGAACTGGAGAAATGAAAAAACGTTACGGATTTATCTATGTAGATAGAGATAACGATGGAAATGGAACATTGAAGAGAAGCAAGAAAAAATCATTTGACTGGTATAAAAAAGTTATCGCAAGTAATGGGGAAGATTTGGATTAG
- a CDS encoding KdsC family phosphatase gives MIKLILLDVDGTLTDGGIYLGNSGEELKKFNVKDGYAILNAQKLGIEFGIITGAESELLKKRAKKLNIKYLYQGISEKTVILDEIMQISGLQKEEIAYMGDDLNDIKIMKKSGFSGTPLDGVNEAKIIADFISTKNGGEGAVREFIETILKRENLFQKFLANVK, from the coding sequence ATGATAAAATTAATTTTACTGGATGTAGATGGAACACTTACTGATGGCGGTATCTACCTTGGAAATAGCGGAGAAGAATTAAAGAAATTCAATGTAAAAGACGGTTACGCTATTTTAAATGCTCAAAAATTAGGCATTGAATTTGGAATTATTACAGGTGCAGAATCTGAACTGTTAAAAAAGCGTGCCAAAAAATTAAACATAAAATACCTATATCAAGGTATTTCAGAAAAAACTGTTATTCTAGATGAAATAATGCAAATATCAGGTCTTCAAAAAGAAGAAATTGCCTATATGGGTGATGATCTGAATGATATAAAAATCATGAAAAAATCTGGTTTTTCAGGAACACCCCTAGATGGAGTAAATGAGGCAAAAATAATTGCTGATTTTATTTCTACGAAAAATGGTGGAGAAGGTGCTGTAAGGGAGTTCATAGAAACTATCTTAAAAAGAGAAAATTTATTTCAAAAATTTTTGGCAAATGTCAAATAA
- a CDS encoding DegV family protein produces the protein MAIKYLDAKRLKLVFIGGGKWVTKHEELLNELNVYPVPDGDTGSNMSMTLNSMINDLEEKTDDKIKMPELIEVVEEAVLMGARGNSGTILSQVITGFLKGIGDKVKLLPKDVAEALLSAKETAYSAVSEPIEGTILTVIRKISEKAMECADKFEDLVEFLREIVVAGEKAVEETPELLPKLKEAGVVDAGGKGLFFFFEGFYKVATELNLLVELQKSQVKENEFDKTIANIDHDPESIHFQYCTEYIILNGDFDTEEYKKRVLELGDSAVFAQTSKKFKTHIHTNHPGKAMEIALEYGPLEKMKIENMKLQHDNLQIFSERDEAKIFVNPKIDKTKSAFVILADSENLKDEFLKIGADVVILGGQSKNPSVQEILNAIDKTEKENVYVLPNNKNVITTAKMAAEKSQKTVMVLDTKTMLDGYYFLKNKENDIDEVKESAARNYSVEITKAVRDTKVEDLTITKDDFIALVNGKIKYAKKSLKDITDTILADLVTKNTITAVVVSGNEKDEESQKNIEEKLSGIKTAIINGNQENYYYYLYIENKDPNMPEIAILTDSVSDLTYEDIEGLPIKIVPLKIDINGELYRDGIEITKSEFWHEMLNNDATIKTSQPSPQDFLNAYNKLFEKGYKKIISIHPSSKLSGTIQAAKVGRSLTNRENDIELIDSLGASLLQGFLVLGAAGKSIRGESFTEIINWVNNFRNKGKLLMIIPDLKYLEKGGRIGKASSTIAGALNMKPILTINQGEVTVEKKVLGERNAQKYIEKYIERESKKQSVVLMSGWGGTPTELENVVRIYSEVENNPKVSSLILNREIGAVIGAHAGPVYGIFIFPRLS, from the coding sequence ATGGCAATAAAATATCTAGATGCCAAGAGACTAAAACTAGTATTCATTGGCGGAGGAAAATGGGTTACAAAACATGAGGAACTATTAAACGAACTAAATGTTTATCCTGTGCCCGACGGAGATACAGGAAGCAATATGTCAATGACATTGAATTCAATGATAAATGATCTGGAAGAAAAAACAGACGATAAAATAAAAATGCCTGAATTAATAGAAGTAGTTGAAGAGGCTGTATTAATGGGAGCTAGAGGAAATTCTGGAACAATTTTATCACAAGTAATTACAGGATTTTTAAAAGGTATTGGAGATAAAGTTAAATTACTTCCAAAAGATGTTGCCGAAGCTCTTTTAAGTGCCAAGGAAACTGCTTATAGCGCTGTAAGTGAACCTATAGAAGGAACAATTTTGACAGTTATTAGAAAAATTTCTGAAAAAGCTATGGAATGTGCAGATAAATTTGAAGATTTAGTAGAATTTCTAAGAGAAATTGTTGTGGCTGGAGAAAAAGCGGTAGAAGAAACGCCTGAACTACTGCCAAAATTAAAAGAGGCTGGAGTAGTTGATGCTGGAGGAAAAGGGCTATTTTTCTTTTTTGAAGGATTTTATAAAGTTGCAACAGAACTGAATCTGCTGGTTGAATTACAAAAGTCTCAAGTAAAAGAAAATGAATTTGACAAAACAATAGCAAATATTGATCACGATCCTGAAAGCATACATTTTCAATATTGTACAGAATACATTATCCTAAACGGAGACTTTGACACAGAAGAATATAAAAAGCGTGTACTTGAATTAGGAGATTCTGCAGTGTTTGCACAAACTTCTAAAAAGTTCAAAACTCACATTCATACCAACCATCCTGGAAAAGCAATGGAAATAGCGCTTGAATATGGGCCTCTTGAAAAAATGAAGATAGAAAATATGAAATTACAGCACGATAATCTTCAAATTTTTAGTGAACGGGATGAAGCTAAAATCTTTGTAAATCCGAAAATTGATAAAACAAAATCTGCGTTTGTAATTTTGGCTGATTCTGAAAACTTGAAAGATGAATTTTTAAAAATCGGTGCAGATGTTGTAATTCTTGGAGGGCAAAGTAAAAATCCAAGTGTTCAGGAAATATTAAATGCAATTGACAAAACTGAAAAAGAAAACGTTTATGTCTTGCCAAATAATAAAAATGTCATTACAACAGCTAAAATGGCAGCTGAAAAATCTCAAAAAACAGTAATGGTTCTAGATACCAAGACAATGCTTGATGGATATTATTTCTTAAAAAATAAAGAAAACGACATCGATGAAGTAAAAGAATCTGCTGCAAGAAACTATTCTGTGGAAATTACAAAAGCTGTAAGAGATACGAAAGTAGAAGACTTGACAATAACAAAAGATGATTTTATAGCACTTGTAAATGGAAAAATAAAATATGCAAAAAAATCATTAAAGGATATTACAGACACAATATTAGCTGATTTAGTAACTAAAAATACAATAACAGCTGTTGTAGTAAGTGGAAATGAAAAAGATGAAGAATCACAAAAAAATATTGAAGAAAAATTATCTGGAATAAAGACTGCTATTATTAATGGAAATCAGGAAAATTACTATTATTACCTATACATTGAAAATAAAGACCCTAATATGCCTGAAATAGCTATTTTGACAGATTCTGTATCAGACTTGACATATGAAGACATTGAAGGGCTACCAATAAAAATTGTGCCTTTGAAAATTGATATAAATGGTGAACTTTATAGAGATGGAATAGAGATTACAAAGTCTGAATTTTGGCACGAAATGCTTAACAATGATGCAACAATAAAAACATCACAGCCATCGCCACAGGACTTTTTAAATGCCTACAACAAACTATTTGAAAAAGGATATAAAAAAATTATCTCAATTCACCCATCTTCAAAACTAAGTGGGACAATACAAGCTGCTAAGGTTGGAAGAAGCTTGACAAATAGAGAAAATGATATCGAACTGATTGACAGTTTAGGAGCTTCATTGCTGCAGGGATTCCTTGTATTAGGTGCTGCAGGAAAATCTATAAGAGGTGAAAGCTTTACTGAAATCATCAACTGGGTAAACAACTTTAGAAACAAAGGAAAACTTCTTATGATTATTCCAGACTTGAAATATCTTGAAAAAGGTGGAAGAATCGGAAAGGCAAGTTCAACAATCGCGGGTGCATTAAATATGAAGCCTATTCTTACAATAAATCAAGGAGAAGTTACTGTTGAGAAAAAAGTTCTAGGTGAACGCAATGCACAAAAATACATTGAAAAATACATTGAGCGTGAAAGTAAAAAACAAAGTGTCGTTCTTATGAGTGGCTGGGGAGGAACTCCAACAGAACTTGAAAATGTAGTAAGAATTTATTCAGAAGTGGAAAATAATCCAAAAGTAAGTTCATTAATATTAAACAGAGAAATTGGAGCAGTAATTGGAGCCCATGCAGGCCCAGTTTATGGAATATTTATATTCCCAAGACTGAGTTAA
- a CDS encoding TetR/AcrR family transcriptional regulator, with translation MINYEDIRIKKTIRNIHKSFIELFKGKDYEKITVKELIEKAEISKKTFYRYYSSIDNLFLEIQDKITNEYIQKFSLLAFPKDLKNIINTFIDFSEIYGNAHDKIIIDSKNDYVLQKMINNIIKKTWEKSEFFKEKEPYLRNIILSFVFSSILGSYKQWINDGRKIPLQNFIETIESLIYNGIKNF, from the coding sequence ATGATTAATTATGAAGATATAAGAATAAAAAAAACAATAAGGAATATTCACAAGTCCTTTATTGAACTTTTTAAAGGAAAGGATTATGAAAAAATAACTGTAAAAGAATTAATTGAAAAAGCTGAAATTAGCAAAAAAACTTTCTATCGTTATTATTCGTCTATTGATAACTTATTTTTAGAAATACAAGATAAAATTACTAACGAATATATACAAAAATTTTCCTTGCTTGCTTTTCCTAAAGATTTAAAAAATATTATTAATACTTTTATTGATTTTTCAGAAATTTATGGAAATGCTCACGACAAAATAATAATTGATTCAAAAAATGATTATGTATTACAAAAAATGATAAACAATATTATTAAAAAAACATGGGAAAAGTCAGAATTTTTTAAAGAAAAAGAGCCTTATCTACGTAATATTATTTTATCATTTGTATTTTCATCTATTCTAGGAAGTTATAAACAGTGGATAAATGATGGAAGAAAAATACCATTGCAAAATTTTATAGAGACAATAGAAAGTCTTATTTACAATGGTATTAAAAATTTTTAA
- a CDS encoding flavin reductase family protein — protein sequence MFKKLEKNGFYYGFPVLLMTTKDKETGKNNVTPLSSSFVLGKSIVVGIGFGNKGFKNIEAGSDVTFNVPDENLYESVKKIEKFTGDTEISEVKQNLGYIYCEDKFKIAGFTELAGEMVNSVRIKECPIHIEAKVTDIQKKDWFAIVTCEIQGIFVDEKIMMDDSHIDTKKWKPLIYKFREYTSTGDRLGLNFNFQEV from the coding sequence ATGTTTAAGAAATTAGAAAAAAATGGATTTTATTATGGATTTCCAGTATTACTGATGACTACAAAGGATAAAGAAACAGGTAAAAATAACGTAACTCCGTTATCGTCTTCATTTGTACTTGGAAAATCAATAGTTGTGGGAATAGGATTTGGAAATAAAGGATTTAAGAATATTGAAGCTGGATCGGATGTAACTTTTAATGTTCCAGATGAAAACTTGTACGAAAGTGTGAAAAAGATTGAAAAATTTACAGGCGATACAGAAATATCAGAAGTAAAGCAGAATCTTGGATATATATACTGTGAAGATAAGTTTAAAATTGCAGGATTTACTGAATTAGCTGGTGAAATGGTAAATTCTGTGAGAATAAAGGAGTGTCCAATTCACATAGAGGCAAAAGTTACAGATATTCAAAAAAAAGACTGGTTTGCCATAGTAACCTGTGAAATACAGGGGATTTTTGTTGATGAAAAAATAATGATGGATGATTCTCACATCGATACAAAGAAATGGAAACCATTAATTTATAAATTTAGGGAATATACTTCAACAGGCGATAGATTGGGATTGAATTTTAATTTTCAGGAAGTTTAA
- a CDS encoding biotin--[acetyl-CoA-carboxylase] ligase — protein sequence MKFKFFDEINSTNTYLRRQLRIEEFEVIVAKKQTDGRGKRDSVWISNEGAALFSFAVADNNSELDEKITIFTGYIVYEVLKNYIKSNEKLTFKWPNDIYYENKKICGILCEKVREHIIVGIGININNTDFGMFREKAISLVEITGKIYSVQNIIEDVVSAFENEFHSLNRKWENILTVVNENNYLKDKKIVIKQNGKFLDKEYKFLRVDRRGNISLIAKGDSDELKFASLEFKVI from the coding sequence TTGAAATTTAAATTTTTTGATGAAATAAATTCAACAAACACTTATTTAAGACGGCAATTAAGAATAGAAGAATTTGAAGTAATAGTAGCAAAAAAACAGACAGATGGGAGAGGAAAAAGAGATAGCGTATGGATTTCAAATGAAGGAGCTGCGCTTTTTTCCTTCGCTGTTGCAGATAATAATTCTGAATTAGACGAAAAAATAACAATTTTTACTGGCTATATTGTTTATGAAGTTCTTAAAAACTATATAAAAAGTAATGAAAAACTGACTTTTAAATGGCCAAATGATATTTATTATGAAAATAAAAAAATATGTGGGATTCTATGCGAAAAAGTAAGAGAACACATAATAGTAGGAATTGGGATAAACATTAATAATACTGATTTTGGGATGTTTCGGGAAAAAGCCATTTCACTTGTAGAAATTACTGGAAAAATTTATTCAGTACAAAATATAATAGAAGATGTAGTATCAGCCTTTGAAAATGAATTTCACAGTCTTAACAGAAAATGGGAAAATATATTAACAGTTGTAAATGAAAACAATTACCTAAAAGATAAAAAAATAGTAATCAAGCAAAATGGAAAATTTTTAGATAAAGAATACAAATTCCTACGTGTAGACAGAAGAGGAAATATCTCTTTAATTGCTAAAGGAGATAGTGATGAATTAAAATTTGCCTCGCTGGAATTTAAAGTTATATAA